The Fructilactobacillus myrtifloralis genome contains a region encoding:
- a CDS encoding aldose 1-epimerase family protein, translated as MTVVLQNDQLTIKINELGAELVSVTRAGHEYMWNADPKHWKRHAPLLFPIVGKLKQDQYRYQGQTYHMPQHGFARDQPFQVVSQVADQAVFLLEANDETLQMYPFNFSLFVSYTLRHERVEVQLTVMNTSEAGDQLRFAIGAHPGFQVPLTTGEPSATLTVAPAEPYRKIQLGTDGLTTTEHETTEFEKPVAVTHDLFQGDAKIIDVQLNPKTELTLQAADQTWGVSVTGELNDYFGIWSTYPTVSNFVCLEPWWGIADSETVTGDLETKPGMRTLATGAKKTFEYQLKFF; from the coding sequence ATGACTGTTGTATTACAAAATGACCAATTAACGATCAAGATTAATGAACTCGGTGCCGAGCTCGTGTCGGTTACTCGAGCTGGACACGAATACATGTGGAACGCTGATCCAAAGCACTGGAAGCGCCACGCCCCCCTTTTATTTCCAATCGTTGGGAAGTTAAAACAGGACCAGTACCGTTACCAAGGACAAACTTACCACATGCCCCAACACGGTTTTGCGCGTGACCAACCCTTTCAAGTGGTTAGTCAGGTTGCTGATCAAGCGGTTTTCTTGCTGGAAGCAAATGATGAAACGCTCCAAATGTACCCGTTTAACTTCTCATTGTTTGTAAGTTACACCTTACGCCATGAACGGGTTGAAGTGCAGCTGACGGTGATGAATACAAGTGAAGCTGGCGACCAACTACGTTTTGCAATTGGCGCGCATCCGGGCTTTCAAGTTCCGCTAACCACTGGCGAACCGTCCGCGACTTTAACCGTTGCTCCGGCGGAACCCTACCGCAAAATTCAACTAGGGACGGACGGACTAACCACGACGGAACACGAAACCACGGAGTTTGAAAAGCCGGTGGCAGTGACCCATGACTTGTTTCAAGGCGACGCCAAAATCATTGACGTTCAACTAAATCCCAAAACGGAACTAACGCTTCAAGCCGCGGATCAAACGTGGGGAGTATCTGTGACCGGGGAATTAAACGATTACTTCGGGATCTGGTCGACGTATCCCACCGTTTCTAACTTTGTTTGTTTGGAGCCGTGGTGGGGGATTGCCGATTCTGAAACGGTAACCGGAGACTTAGAAACCAAGCCCGGAATGCGGACGTTAGCCACCGGGGCAAAGAAAACGTTTGAATACCAACTGAAATTTTTCTAA
- the plsY gene encoding glycerol-3-phosphate 1-O-acyltransferase PlsY, translated as MVKIVLLLIFAYLLGSIPNGIWIGKLFFHVDIRRHGSKNIGATNTLRVLGPVAGTIVMLLDIGKGWFATWLPMQLGIHSWYPLIFGIMAVLGHTFSIFDHFRGGKAVATSAGMLMAYNFSFFLLAAATAFTCVFVTSMMSLGSILGFIIIFLVSFTTNDVALQVVAGVLTIFTLYRHRNNIKKIWNGTENILPFGLYYWYREYRSAHQKH; from the coding sequence ATGGTTAAGATTGTACTTCTTTTAATATTTGCCTATCTGCTCGGGTCCATTCCCAACGGCATTTGGATTGGAAAACTCTTTTTTCACGTTGACATTCGACGCCATGGCTCCAAAAATATCGGTGCCACGAATACCTTACGCGTCTTAGGGCCAGTGGCCGGCACGATCGTCATGCTTTTAGACATTGGCAAGGGGTGGTTCGCAACCTGGTTGCCAATGCAACTAGGCATCCACTCCTGGTACCCACTCATCTTTGGAATTATGGCCGTCCTTGGTCATACCTTTTCCATTTTTGATCACTTTCGGGGAGGCAAAGCGGTTGCCACCAGCGCGGGAATGTTGATGGCCTACAACTTTAGTTTCTTTCTCTTGGCCGCTGCCACCGCCTTCACCTGTGTCTTTGTCACCAGCATGATGAGCCTGGGTAGTATCTTGGGCTTTATCATCATCTTTTTGGTTTCCTTTACGACGAACGATGTCGCGCTTCAGGTCGTTGCGGGTGTGTTGACTATCTTTACTTTATACCGGCATCGTAATAATATCAAAAAAATTTGGAATGGAACCGAAAACATTCTCCCCTTTGGGCTTTACTACTGGTACCGCGAATATCGAAGTGCCCACCAGAAACATTAA
- a CDS encoding tyrosine recombinase XerC encodes MATKQTDQQLLTLFERYLVNERQYSPLTVRAYHDDLLQFQHFLQSTGPQVHLTKVEPFDVEVFLSELHDRGDATNTIARKVSALSSFYNFLVNNQLASENPFRYVQIKHHHQHLPRFFYDRELEQLFKTAKANPKPELAQRNLVILEVLYGTGIRVSECANLQLQQLDLENQMMLVHGKGDKDRYLPFGRYAHDAISTYLDQGRRTLMERQHQHHETLLVDYHGRPLTVRGIEYALTQIMQRSGLNSSIHPHMLRHSFATQLLNNGADLRTVQELLGHSNLATTQIYTHVTKEKLLQNYQQFFKRD; translated from the coding sequence ATGGCAACGAAGCAAACTGATCAGCAATTGCTAACCCTGTTTGAACGGTACTTAGTAAACGAGCGCCAGTATTCACCGTTAACGGTGCGGGCCTACCACGATGATTTATTGCAATTTCAGCACTTTTTACAGTCAACTGGGCCACAGGTTCACCTGACCAAGGTCGAACCGTTTGACGTGGAGGTTTTTTTGAGTGAACTTCATGATCGTGGTGACGCTACGAATACGATTGCTCGCAAGGTTTCGGCCCTTAGTTCGTTTTATAATTTTCTCGTTAACAACCAACTTGCCAGCGAAAATCCATTTCGGTACGTGCAAATTAAGCATCATCACCAACATTTACCCCGTTTTTTTTACGATCGGGAACTGGAGCAGCTATTTAAAACGGCAAAAGCGAATCCGAAGCCGGAACTAGCCCAACGGAACCTCGTGATTTTGGAGGTTCTGTATGGGACGGGAATTCGGGTGAGTGAGTGTGCTAATTTACAGTTACAGCAACTGGACTTAGAAAATCAGATGATGTTAGTTCACGGAAAGGGCGACAAGGATCGGTACCTCCCGTTTGGCCGGTACGCCCATGACGCCATTAGTACGTATCTGGACCAGGGGCGCCGCACGTTAATGGAAAGGCAGCATCAGCACCATGAAACTCTGTTGGTGGACTACCACGGACGACCGTTAACGGTGCGGGGAATTGAATATGCCCTGACCCAAATCATGCAACGCAGTGGCCTAAATAGTAGCATTCACCCCCACATGTTGCGCCATTCCTTTGCAACCCAACTCTTAAATAATGGGGCTGATTTACGGACGGTCCAGGAATTGCTTGGGCACAGTAACCTGGCGACCACCCAAATTTATACCCACGTAACGAAGGAAAAGCTCTTGCAGAATTACCAGCAGTTTTTTAAGCGTGATTAA
- the parE gene encoding DNA topoisomerase IV subunit B — protein MTNKKDNQTYDANSIQVLHGLEAVRKRPGMYIGSTDSRGLHHLVYEIVDNAVDEAIAGYGDAINVTINADNSITVQDHGRGMPVDMHASGKPTPEVILTVLHAGGKFGQGGYKTSGGLHGVGSSVVNALSTSLTVRIVRDHTLYQEEFADGGNPVGTLTKLGKTTEPNGTTITFQPDPTIFTTVVYNFDTLATRLREAAFLLKGVKITLTDQRAGQERKEVYQFDEGIKEFVAYLNESKSTLGPVMDFDTSKDGIEVEVAAQYNDGYTETMISFVNNVRTNDGGTHEAGFRSGWTKAMNEYARKVGLLKDKDKNLDGSDVREGLTAVISLRVPEAELQFEGQTKGKLGTPVARSIVDSVITEQLLYFLMENGDFANTLIQKALRARKAREAAKKARDESRKGKKKKKSERLLSGKLTPAQSKDASKNELFLVEGDSAGGSAKQGRDRKHQAILPLRGKVLNTEKASVTDILKNEEISTIMYTVGAGMGADFSLADANYDKIIIMTDADDDGAHIQILLLTFFYKYMRPMIEAGRVYVALPPLYKLQFGKGKHQKVEYAWTNEELEQDRQDFPQGMTLQRFKGLGEMNADQLWETTMDPEHRTLIRVEIDDAALAEKQVSTLMGTKVEPRRNWIESNVQFTLEDEGSILDKTLE, from the coding sequence ATGACGAATAAGAAGGACAACCAAACTTATGATGCGAATTCCATCCAGGTCTTACACGGGCTAGAAGCCGTCCGCAAGCGCCCTGGGATGTACATCGGCTCCACCGATAGTCGGGGTCTTCATCACTTGGTTTATGAAATTGTTGACAACGCGGTTGATGAAGCCATTGCTGGTTACGGAGATGCGATTAATGTCACAATTAACGCGGATAATAGTATTACCGTACAAGACCACGGACGGGGCATGCCCGTTGACATGCATGCTTCTGGTAAACCGACTCCAGAAGTAATCTTAACGGTCCTACACGCGGGGGGAAAATTTGGCCAGGGGGGCTATAAAACCTCAGGGGGACTGCACGGTGTGGGGTCTAGCGTTGTTAACGCTCTTTCAACCAGTTTGACGGTCCGGATTGTCCGTGATCATACGTTGTACCAGGAAGAGTTTGCCGACGGTGGTAATCCGGTCGGGACGCTCACCAAGCTGGGCAAAACCACGGAACCCAACGGCACCACGATCACCTTTCAGCCTGATCCAACCATTTTTACGACGGTAGTCTATAACTTTGATACCCTAGCTACGCGCCTGCGGGAAGCCGCCTTTTTACTGAAAGGCGTCAAAATTACGCTAACCGATCAGCGGGCGGGTCAGGAACGGAAAGAAGTTTACCAATTTGACGAAGGCATTAAAGAGTTTGTTGCGTATTTAAATGAAAGTAAGAGTACGCTTGGTCCGGTCATGGACTTTGATACCAGCAAGGATGGCATCGAAGTCGAGGTCGCTGCTCAGTATAACGATGGGTACACGGAAACCATGATTTCCTTTGTCAATAACGTTCGCACGAACGATGGGGGAACCCATGAAGCTGGATTCCGGAGTGGTTGGACCAAGGCGATGAACGAATACGCGCGTAAGGTTGGGTTGCTAAAGGACAAGGATAAAAACCTGGACGGGAGCGACGTGCGGGAGGGACTAACCGCCGTTATTTCGCTCCGCGTGCCCGAAGCAGAACTGCAGTTTGAAGGGCAAACTAAGGGTAAATTAGGGACCCCGGTCGCCCGCTCGATTGTTGATAGTGTAATTACGGAACAGTTACTGTACTTCCTAATGGAAAACGGCGACTTTGCCAATACGTTAATTCAAAAAGCACTACGGGCCCGTAAAGCCCGCGAAGCTGCTAAAAAAGCTCGGGATGAAAGTCGCAAGGGCAAGAAAAAGAAGAAGAGTGAACGGCTTCTCTCAGGAAAGCTGACTCCCGCCCAGTCGAAAGATGCCAGTAAGAATGAACTCTTCTTAGTCGAAGGGGATTCCGCTGGAGGTTCAGCTAAACAAGGCCGGGATCGCAAGCACCAGGCAATTCTCCCGTTACGGGGAAAGGTCTTAAATACCGAAAAAGCCAGTGTAACTGATATTTTGAAAAACGAAGAAATCAGTACGATTATGTACACTGTCGGTGCCGGCATGGGAGCGGATTTTTCCCTCGCCGATGCCAACTACGATAAGATTATCATCATGACGGATGCCGATGATGATGGAGCCCACATTCAAATCCTTCTGCTGACGTTCTTCTATAAGTACATGCGGCCAATGATTGAAGCCGGCCGCGTTTACGTGGCCTTGCCTCCCCTATATAAATTACAGTTTGGTAAGGGGAAGCACCAAAAGGTAGAATACGCTTGGACAAATGAGGAACTGGAACAGGACCGCCAGGATTTTCCCCAGGGAATGACGTTACAACGGTTCAAAGGACTGGGAGAAATGAATGCGGACCAACTTTGGGAAACCACGATGGATCCTGAGCACCGCACCTTGATTCGGGTTGAGATTGATGATGCGGCGCTTGCTGAAAAACAAGTGTCGACGCTCATGGGAACCAAGGTGGAACCCCGGCGCAATTGGATTGAAAGTAACGTACAGTTCACCCTTGAAGACGAGGGTAGTATCTTAGATAAGACGCTAGAGTAG
- the parC gene encoding DNA topoisomerase IV subunit A, with amino-acid sequence MDERFSRYSKAIIQERALPDVRDGLKPVQRRILYSMNKDGNTYDKGFRKSAKSVGNVMGNFHPHGDSSIYDAMVRMSQAWKLRTPLIDMHGNNGSMDGDPPAAMRYTEARLSKIAGEMLRDIDKETVDWVLNFDDTESEPTVLPARIPNLLVNGATGISAGYATEIPPHNLSEVIDALIYLQAHPTATLDQLMQFIQGPDFPTGGIVQGLDGIKQAYETGHGRIVIRSRSTISEMRGGKQLVQITEIPYEVNKAQLVKQIDEIRLNKKIEGIAEVRDDSDRSGLLISLELKRNADQRGILNYLYKNTDLQISYNFNVVAIKDMRPERLSLKTILTTYLAYQREVLTNRTQFDLQKAQARQHIVLGLIKALSILDQVIKTIRASENRKAARDNLVETYAFTTKQADAIVALQLYRLTNTDVTKLKHENADLAAKIAEFQTILANPQELDRVLKQELLAIAQEYQTPRRSTIQSEIESLNVSKQVTVPDEQVMVMVSKDGYLKRTSLRSYNATELTDNGLKEADHPVFIQQLSTRDSIYIFTDGGNWIYRPVHEIMDAKWKDTGEHISQLTGLNSTEKVIQVQAFNALEQPGHFVIATRAGHIKQVEVSKLQPSRTYRSRAMTYVNLKDELDEVVNVTYREADDHRNVLIMTEQGLGVRYAITEVAVNGPRTVGVQAIKLSDTDRVINMQLVDETDQVAMVFQNGNFKKMAVAEIPLTARSRKGIKVLRDLKTKANKLASFIRINPEETVLRVYTNTRQAEDILLADYHSASRTSNGSNQVNVKTKGTPVQLEHLVLDTPAAE; translated from the coding sequence ATGGATGAACGCTTCAGCCGGTACTCCAAAGCCATCATCCAAGAACGAGCCCTGCCCGATGTTCGTGATGGGTTAAAGCCCGTCCAACGTCGGATTTTGTATTCGATGAACAAGGACGGGAATACATACGATAAGGGGTTCCGGAAGTCGGCAAAATCAGTCGGAAACGTCATGGGTAACTTTCATCCGCACGGGGATAGTTCGATTTACGATGCGATGGTCCGGATGAGTCAAGCTTGGAAACTCCGAACCCCGTTGATTGATATGCACGGGAATAACGGGTCAATGGATGGGGATCCGCCGGCCGCCATGCGGTATACGGAGGCGCGGTTGAGTAAGATTGCGGGCGAAATGCTTCGTGATATTGATAAAGAGACCGTGGACTGGGTGTTGAACTTTGATGACACCGAATCAGAACCAACCGTTTTACCGGCCCGAATTCCAAACTTACTGGTAAACGGAGCAACCGGGATTTCCGCGGGATACGCCACGGAGATTCCCCCCCACAATTTAAGTGAAGTGATTGACGCCCTAATTTATTTGCAGGCTCATCCGACCGCGACTCTGGACCAACTGATGCAGTTTATCCAGGGACCAGATTTTCCAACCGGCGGAATTGTTCAAGGCCTGGATGGAATTAAGCAGGCCTATGAAACGGGCCACGGGCGCATTGTCATCCGGTCGCGGAGTACGATCAGTGAGATGCGGGGAGGAAAGCAGTTAGTCCAAATTACGGAGATTCCGTATGAGGTTAATAAGGCCCAACTGGTTAAACAAATCGATGAGATTCGCTTGAATAAAAAAATCGAGGGAATTGCTGAGGTGCGGGATGATTCGGACCGTTCCGGACTCTTGATCTCACTAGAATTAAAGCGGAATGCAGACCAGCGGGGGATCTTGAATTATTTGTATAAAAATACAGATTTACAGATTTCCTATAACTTTAACGTGGTGGCCATTAAGGACATGCGGCCGGAACGGTTGTCTCTAAAGACGATTTTAACGACTTACCTGGCTTACCAGCGGGAAGTGTTGACGAACCGAACCCAGTTTGACCTGCAAAAAGCCCAAGCACGCCAGCACATTGTTTTAGGTTTAATTAAAGCCCTATCGATTTTAGACCAGGTCATTAAAACCATTCGTGCCAGTGAGAACCGTAAGGCAGCGCGGGATAACTTAGTGGAAACGTATGCCTTTACAACCAAGCAGGCGGATGCAATTGTTGCGTTACAACTCTACCGGTTGACGAATACCGACGTGACCAAGTTGAAACACGAAAATGCCGATTTGGCGGCCAAAATTGCAGAATTTCAAACTATCCTGGCGAATCCACAGGAATTAGATCGGGTGCTAAAGCAGGAGTTATTGGCAATTGCTCAGGAATATCAAACGCCCCGCCGCTCGACGATCCAATCAGAAATTGAAAGCTTGAACGTCAGCAAGCAGGTAACCGTTCCGGACGAACAGGTGATGGTCATGGTTTCCAAGGATGGCTACTTGAAGCGCACGAGTTTACGTTCCTATAATGCCACGGAATTAACTGACAACGGTCTCAAAGAAGCAGATCACCCCGTCTTTATTCAACAGTTAAGCACCCGGGATTCCATTTACATTTTTACCGACGGTGGAAACTGGATCTACCGCCCGGTTCACGAAATTATGGATGCCAAGTGGAAAGATACCGGAGAACACATTTCGCAGTTAACGGGCTTAAATTCCACGGAAAAAGTAATTCAGGTCCAGGCTTTTAATGCATTAGAACAGCCTGGTCACTTTGTAATTGCAACCCGTGCGGGGCACATTAAGCAGGTGGAAGTTAGTAAGTTACAGCCTAGTCGGACGTACCGGAGTCGGGCGATGACGTACGTTAACCTGAAGGATGAACTGGACGAAGTCGTAAACGTAACCTACCGGGAAGCTGATGATCACCGAAATGTCCTGATTATGACCGAACAGGGCCTGGGGGTCCGCTATGCCATTACAGAAGTAGCAGTTAACGGCCCGCGGACTGTCGGGGTCCAGGCGATTAAGCTCTCGGATACCGATCGGGTCATTAACATGCAGTTAGTGGACGAAACTGATCAAGTGGCGATGGTGTTTCAAAACGGCAACTTCAAGAAAATGGCAGTTGCAGAAATCCCACTAACTGCCCGGTCCCGCAAGGGCATCAAAGTTTTACGGGATTTAAAGACGAAAGCCAACAAATTAGCCAGTTTCATTCGAATCAATCCAGAAGAAACTGTCCTGCGGGTTTATACGAACACCCGTCAGGCCGAGGATATTCTCTTGGCTGATTATCATAGTGCATCGCGGACCTCGAATGGTTCCAACCAGGTGAACGTTAAAACAAAGGGGACGCCCGTGCAGTTGGAACATCTGGTGTTGGATACTCCGGCAGCAGAGTAA